The following proteins are encoded in a genomic region of Cryptomeria japonica chromosome 11, Sugi_1.0, whole genome shotgun sequence:
- the LOC131041319 gene encoding large ribosomal subunit protein mL54, producing the protein MKASIWKIGSALLRPTIFSTYRSFAAKAKKGGGKGGGAAAPAAPTISKEVKATTVYGANILKDGVDPPIKPDSEYPDWLWHLLDKHPPLSELQRKNPSTMTLVELQRFVKLDNRRRIKENNALRAKH; encoded by the coding sequence ATGAAGGCATCCATTTGGAAAATCGGATCAGCACTGCTGAGAccgacaatttttagcacttatcGTTCTTTTGCAGCAAAAGCAAAGAAGGGTGGTGGCAAAGGAGGTGGCGCGGCAGCCCCTGCAGCACCCACAATCAGCAAAGAAGTCAAAGCCACCACAGTGTATGGAGCCAACATTCTCAAAGATGGTGTTGATCCTCCAATTAAGCCCGACAGTGAATATCCAGATTGGCTGTGGCATCTTCTGGACAAGCACCCCCCTCTTAGCGAGCTTCAACGAAAAAACCCAAGTACTATGACATTGGTAGAGCTTCAGAGATTTGTTAAGCTGGATAATAGGAGGAGGATCAAGGAGAATAATGCACTGAGGGCTAAGCATTGA